A segment of the Nostoc sp. TCL26-01 genome:
TTATGTTTTACAATATTTGTGGTTTAAAAATTTAGACTAAACCCAAAGCCCGTGTGGTAGCTTATCTATACAGACTCATTTTTATCTCATTTTTTGGTAATTGACATCAAGAAGATATTATAAAAAATTGTAGACAAAATAATATCAACATATCAACAGTAAAATTAGCCATACTCCATGTCCAAGCTTTGCTCTGAGTGATGATATCGCCATCGCTTACCCTGGATGAAATGCTATCCTATGGCTGTCTATGAGTCCAGGGAAAGACAAAAATCATCGACTTATGTGATTGACTAATTGCCATAATCGTGAATCTTCATCTTGATATTCCTGTTCAGATATTGCTGACGTAGATGAATTTACTCTACTTTGGATGACTCATCGTTGATGACTTTTATTCACTGATCTTCCTTAACAAAATTAATCAGGCATAAGTGTGATTTGTCTGAGGAAAAAACTGCTTACAGAGAATAATATAATAAAGTCAGTTAATTGATATTAGTTTTTTGTTTGGTGTAGGAGTATTGCCTGGAGTAGGCGATCGCCAGGGTAATATTTTTCCTTTTATAAAAGAAAAATTAACTAATGGAATCAAGGACAATGTGCTTATGCAATAAAATCTGCTGGGAACGTCTCAAGAAGAACTGATTCCAAGGAGAATCAACTTTGTGTGCCTGATATCCCAACTTAAAATAAAGCTGGCGTGCTTGATAGTTATGTTCTAAAACATGGAGATATAAGTCTTCAAACCCCCAGTCTCTAGATACTTGTTCACAGCTAATGAGTAATTTTGAAGCCACACCATGTCTACGATATTGAGGATGAACCGCCAAATTGGATAAATAAGGAAAACTTTTACCAGCTTTAGTCCAGTAATCGCTCAAACGGACACCAATTTCTACAGTTCCCACTAATTTTTCTATGCCATTGCTAGCAGTTGCCACCGCTACTAAACACAAGTGATGGGGGGCAGGTGATAACAAACGATGTTTAAAATCTTCATAAATACCCAAACGTAGCAGTGGAAAAGCCCATGCCCAGAAACCATTTTGGGAGTGAAAGCTTTCCGCAATAACTTGGGCAATACCAGACAAATCAGCAGGTGTAGCAGCACGAACTTGGAATTTGTAAGAAGTTGGTTCCGCCGAAGCTGTAGCTGGCTTGTGCCGAGATGGATCAAAAAACCAGTATGTCAAGGCTTGTGGAATATAAATTTTATTGCGAGTAAATCTTCTCAAATATGTTAAATGGCAACTGAGAAAATTGAACAGTTGATAGTTCATAGTCTATAGTCAACATTCAACGGTCAAAAGTCAACAGTCCAGAGTTTTAGATGTTTGGACGCATAGGGGAAACGTTGAGTTGTGCGGATTTCCTACGTTTTAGCGACTGGTGTGTGAGAGCATAAGTCAGTCAAATCCCCACATCCTCACACCCCCAA
Coding sequences within it:
- a CDS encoding GNAT family N-acetyltransferase; protein product: MTYWFFDPSRHKPATASAEPTSYKFQVRAATPADLSGIAQVIAESFHSQNGFWAWAFPLLRLGIYEDFKHRLLSPAPHHLCLVAVATASNGIEKLVGTVEIGVRLSDYWTKAGKSFPYLSNLAVHPQYRRHGVASKLLISCEQVSRDWGFEDLYLHVLEHNYQARQLYFKLGYQAHKVDSPWNQFFLRRSQQILLHKHIVLDSIS